Proteins from one Eubalaena glacialis isolate mEubGla1 chromosome 8, mEubGla1.1.hap2.+ XY, whole genome shotgun sequence genomic window:
- the LOC133096603 gene encoding LOW QUALITY PROTEIN: uncharacterized protein LOC133096603 (The sequence of the model RefSeq protein was modified relative to this genomic sequence to represent the inferred CDS: inserted 1 base in 1 codon; deleted 1 base in 1 codon; substituted 1 base at 1 genomic stop codon): MGVKEGTKRLKGVVERGEKIPTCEHALESRKGRRGRNIAKGLQQGPTQDLNSKXKKNVLQAPQSEIKVNIREIKPPDFSYKLYTSLRLPEKPSRTIKEEERRKKSIFPGTMLHFPSIRNHPNKAMSPKFITTFPHLDSHKVKLIFVESGKYPNGVYLNPKPHNFRQYQHNLPNFVTTXEKGPKGLKFKSQHLSTVSGCPLLKEGQQNTTERFITYKPHECTWDSTLILPKALWPIKSVSHTRHRRWPDAYRAFMDRVEEKFTKTCKNSGQKF, encoded by the exons ATGGGAGTGAAGGAAGGCACCAAGAGACTGAAGGGTGTGGTAGAAAGAGGTGAGAAG ATTCCAACATGTGAACACGCCCTTGAGTCCCGGAAAGGCAGGAGAGGCAGGAATATTGCAAAGGGGCTGCAGCAGGGCCCCACACAAGATCTCAActccaaatagaaaaaaaatgtcctgCAAGCACcacaatctgaaataaaagtCAACATACGGGAAATAAAGCCTCCTGATTTTAGTTATAAACTGTATACATCTTTGAGACTTCCAGAAAAGCCATCAAGGACcattaaggaagaagaaaggagaaaaaaaagcatttttccaGGAACAATGCTTCACTTTCCCAGCATAAGGAATCATCCCAACAAGGCCATGTCTCCTAAATTTATAACTACATTTCCTCATCTGGATTCACATAAagtgaagttaatatttgtgGAAAGTGGAAAATATCCAAATGGTGTATACCTCAATCCAAAACCACATAACTTTCGACAG TACCAACATAATTTACCAAATTTTGTGACAA TAGAAAAGGGACCAAAAGGATTAAAGTTTAAGTCACAACACTTAAGTACAG TAAGTGGATGCCCTTTGCTGAAAGAAGGTCAGCAGAACACTACAGAAAGATTTATCACCTACAAGCCTCATGAATGCACCTGGGATTCAACACTAATTTTACCAAAGGCCCTGTGGCCTATTAAATCTGTGTCACATACG AGACACAGAAGGTGGCCAGATGCATACAGGGCATTTATGGATCGT GTGGAAGAAAAGTTTACTAAGACATGCAAGAATAGTGggcaaaaattttaa